From a region of the Eretmochelys imbricata isolate rEreImb1 chromosome 6, rEreImb1.hap1, whole genome shotgun sequence genome:
- the LOC144267038 gene encoding uncharacterized protein LOC144267038, whose amino-acid sequence MAAAGPAQQLRVAFEDVALYFTREEWELLSRPEKQLYRDQMLRNYWALVFLGSSGSTPDLIHRIEVGEAELWIRDAEDSRESSGPESPSPAGHGIPGEMRGQSECGESTEGEQDPTVHTGINMLDTVHLLGRLSQRLPMGRCPHRCIDCGKRFSNPSALTQQQRMPTGEQPYCCANSGQRLSNASTLTQNRRIHIREQPHRCADCNKSFAHSSKLRVHQRTHTGERPYRCADCGKGFAQVSDLRSHQHTHTGERPHCCAECGKGFASSSNLSRHQRTHAGERPHRCADCGKGFAQIAHLRRHQRAHSGERPHRCADCGKGFAESSKLRTHQRTHTGERPYCCADCGKGYAQIAHLRTHQRTHTGERPYCCTDCGRSFATSSTLRIHQRLHTGERPHHCTDCGKDFAQSSTLRMHQRTHTGERPHHCADCGKSFAESSKLRIHQRAHTGERPYRCTDCGKGYAQIAHLRIHQRTHTGERPYRCDDCSKSFTNASALTKHQRTHPRTPGSSCTAVPTVVRSSTVPTS is encoded by the exons GCTCTTCAGGTTCCACACCGGACTTAATCCACCGGATCGAGGTAGGGGAGGCAGAGCTCTGGATCCGGGATGCCGAGGACTCCAGGGAAAGCTCCGGGCCTGAGAGCCCCTCCCCAG CAGGGCACGGGATCCCGGGAGAAATGAGGGGACAGTCTGAATGCGGGGAGAGCACAGAAGGAGAGCAGGATCCCACAGTCCACACGGGGATCAATATGCTGGATACAGTTCATCTCCTGGGTAGACTCAGCCAGAGACTCCCCATGGGCCGGTGTCCCCACCGCTGCATCGACTGCGGCAAGAGGTTCAGCAACCCCTCCGCACTGACCCAGCAGCAGCGCATGCCCACTGGGGAGCAGCCGTATTGCTGCGCCAACTCTGGTCAGAGGCTCAGCAACGCCAGCACACTGACCCAGAATCGGCGCATACACATCAGGGAGCAGCCGCATCGCTGTGCTGATTGTAACAAGAGCTTTGCACACAGCTCAAAGCTGAGAGTACATCAGCGCACGCACACTGGGGAGCGGCCGTACCGCTGTGCTGACTGTGGCAAGGGCTTTGCACAGGTCTCGGATCTGAGATCACACCAGCAcacgcacaccggggagcggccgcaCTGCTGTGCTGAGTGCGGCAAGGGCTTTGCATCGAGCTCAAATCTGAGTAGACACCAGCGCACGCACGCTGGGGAGCGGCCGCACCGCTGTGCTGACTGCGGCAAGGGTTTTGCCCAGATTGCACACCTGAGAAGACACCAGCGCGCACACAGCGGGGAGCGGCCGCATCGCTGTGCTGACTGCGGCAAGGGCTTTGCAGAGAGCTCAAAGCTGAGAACAcaccagcgcacccacaccggggagcggccgtaTTGCTGTGCTGACTGTGGCAAGGGCTATGCCCAGATCGCACACCTGAGAACacaccagcgcacgcacaccggggagcggccgtaCTGCTGCACCGACTGTGGGAGGAGCTTTGCGACAAGCTCAACGCTGAGAATACACCAGCGTctgcacaccggggagcggccgcaTCACTGCACCGACTGCGGCAAGGACTTTGCACAGAGCTCAACCCTGAGAATGCATCAGCGcacccacaccggggagcggccgcaCCACTGCGCCGACTGCGGCAAGAGCTTTGCAGAGAGCTCAAAGCTGAGAATACACCAGCGCGCGCACACGGGGGAGCGGCCGTACCGCTGCACGGACTGCGGAAAGGGCTATGCCCAGATTGCACACCTGAGAATacaccagcgcacgcacaccggggagcggccgtaCCGCTGCGACGATTGCAGCAAAAGCTTTACCAATGCCAGTGCACTGACCAAACATCAGCGCACGCACCCACGCACACCGGGGAGCAGCTGCACCGCTGTGCCAACTGTGGTAAGAAGTTCAACGGTGCCAACAAGCTGA